A DNA window from Halorussus salinus contains the following coding sequences:
- a CDS encoding Hvo_1808 family surface protein: protein MTGRRISILLVAAALVVWPVAGAASPGGGASDERATGAFGVQAANGPTEIDSCTTITESGRYVLADDVESNASSPCVRIRASNVVLDGAGNALVGSATIDAESVRDRFFRGLENPLDPRASVGVAVSANRPLSNVTVANLTVRNWRWGIVADGLRGGRVAGVRATETAFGVAAFRSPRFRVTETTAADNAVFGVGVFGGPGATVTTVTASGNGVAGVYLGQGRNGVVADVTARDSELAGLLLDRTRGATVRDVETAGSRFGVYLFETRTSEVVGATATQARTAGVYALNATGPRITDTEATNNGLAGLLLQGTVGAEVTTTNASRNRYGVYLFFAEDTGVTDSTANDGVMGVFVRNATDAAVLNNTVLDNSFDGIYAENSTDVRVENNRDGALVIESTGNESLGEEGGYAANATIDVNQSDGLTDEELRAYVYRAIARAEELRGLEFEESFSIEVVTQEELRRRNAVEPEQSATVAAWENQLWEALFVVGEDRNSTQVTENESGRVAGFYNFYADKMVIVSDDDPPTVSSTTLVHEIVHALQDQHFDLTSDQLRPRTEDAIRARSGLVEGDARFVEERFEQLCGVVWNCVQVESEEPPGGEISPTRNFAFRQLILAPYSDGPNYVATLRSEDGWQAVNDAYETPPNSTEQFVHPERRTEEPISIDYEDTATAGWEKFEQSNLSFSGVNATTTVGEVGIFTMFWYQGYEYGNEIVGVNDHLYPNDATFDWFDYTADPSEGWGNDVLVPYQRETADGTDYGYVWRTAWDTDRDADEFHRAYLDLLDGQGAERVAPNTWVVRSGPFADAFRVVREGSNVTVVNAPTVDALGDLRPGLGPESGERATATTTGARETTTGENRTAGTATTTGENATTIAANAATTTAENATVTTTGENAATTTAENATVTATGE from the coding sequence ATGACAGGGAGACGGATTTCGATACTGCTCGTCGCGGCGGCGCTGGTCGTCTGGCCCGTCGCGGGCGCGGCGAGCCCCGGGGGCGGAGCGAGCGACGAGCGAGCGACCGGCGCGTTCGGGGTGCAGGCCGCGAACGGACCGACCGAAATCGACTCGTGTACGACGATTACCGAGTCCGGTCGATACGTCCTCGCCGACGACGTGGAGAGTAACGCGAGCAGTCCCTGCGTGCGGATTCGCGCCAGCAACGTCGTGCTGGACGGTGCGGGCAACGCGCTCGTCGGGTCGGCGACCATCGACGCCGAGAGCGTCCGCGACCGGTTCTTCCGGGGACTGGAGAATCCCCTCGACCCGCGGGCCTCGGTCGGCGTGGCCGTGAGCGCGAATCGGCCGCTATCGAACGTCACCGTGGCGAATCTCACGGTTCGGAACTGGCGGTGGGGAATTGTCGCCGACGGCCTCCGAGGAGGCCGGGTCGCGGGCGTCCGCGCGACCGAGACCGCCTTCGGCGTCGCGGCCTTCCGCTCGCCCCGGTTCCGCGTGACCGAGACCACGGCGGCGGACAACGCGGTCTTCGGCGTCGGCGTCTTCGGCGGGCCGGGCGCGACCGTCACGACCGTCACCGCCAGCGGGAACGGCGTCGCTGGCGTCTATCTCGGGCAGGGGCGGAACGGCGTGGTCGCCGACGTGACCGCGCGGGACAGCGAGTTGGCGGGCCTCCTGTTGGACCGGACCCGCGGGGCGACGGTCCGCGACGTGGAGACCGCGGGGAGTCGATTCGGCGTCTACCTCTTCGAGACCCGGACCAGCGAGGTCGTCGGCGCGACCGCGACGCAGGCCCGGACCGCGGGCGTCTACGCGCTCAACGCGACCGGACCGCGAATCACCGACACCGAAGCGACGAACAACGGTCTCGCGGGACTCCTCCTGCAGGGCACCGTCGGCGCGGAGGTCACGACGACCAACGCCTCGCGAAACCGCTACGGCGTCTACCTCTTCTTCGCGGAGGACACCGGCGTCACCGACTCGACCGCCAACGACGGCGTGATGGGCGTGTTCGTCCGGAACGCGACCGACGCCGCGGTGCTGAACAACACCGTCCTCGACAACAGTTTCGACGGAATCTACGCCGAGAACTCGACCGACGTGCGAGTCGAGAACAACCGCGACGGCGCGCTCGTCATCGAGTCCACGGGCAACGAGAGCCTCGGCGAGGAGGGCGGCTACGCCGCGAACGCGACCATCGACGTGAACCAGTCGGACGGACTCACCGACGAGGAGCTACGCGCCTACGTCTACCGGGCCATCGCCCGCGCCGAGGAGTTGCGCGGACTGGAGTTCGAGGAGTCGTTCTCGATAGAAGTCGTCACGCAGGAGGAACTCCGGCGGCGGAACGCGGTCGAACCCGAGCAGTCGGCGACCGTCGCGGCGTGGGAGAACCAGCTCTGGGAGGCGCTGTTCGTCGTCGGCGAGGACCGCAACTCGACGCAAGTGACGGAGAACGAGTCGGGGCGCGTCGCGGGGTTCTACAACTTCTACGCCGACAAGATGGTCATCGTCTCCGACGACGACCCGCCGACGGTCAGTAGCACGACGCTGGTCCACGAAATCGTCCACGCGCTACAGGACCAGCACTTCGACCTGACCAGCGACCAACTCCGGCCCCGGACCGAGGACGCGATTCGCGCCCGGAGCGGGCTGGTCGAGGGCGACGCCAGATTCGTCGAGGAGCGATTCGAACAGCTCTGTGGCGTCGTCTGGAACTGCGTGCAGGTCGAATCCGAGGAGCCGCCGGGCGGCGAGATTTCGCCGACGCGCAACTTCGCGTTCCGCCAGCTAATTCTGGCTCCCTACTCGGACGGTCCGAACTACGTCGCCACCCTCCGGAGCGAGGACGGCTGGCAGGCGGTCAACGACGCCTACGAGACGCCGCCGAACTCGACCGAGCAGTTCGTCCACCCCGAGCGCCGGACCGAGGAGCCGATTTCCATCGACTACGAGGACACCGCCACCGCGGGGTGGGAGAAGTTCGAGCAGTCGAATCTCTCGTTCAGCGGCGTGAACGCCACCACGACCGTCGGCGAGGTCGGCATCTTCACCATGTTCTGGTATCAGGGCTACGAGTACGGCAACGAAATCGTCGGCGTGAACGATCACCTCTACCCGAACGACGCGACGTTCGACTGGTTCGACTACACCGCCGACCCCTCCGAGGGGTGGGGCAACGACGTGCTGGTGCCCTACCAGCGGGAGACCGCCGACGGCACCGACTACGGCTACGTCTGGCGGACCGCGTGGGACACCGACCGCGACGCCGACGAGTTCCACCGGGCGTATCTGGACCTCTTGGACGGACAGGGAGCCGAGCGCGTCGCTCCGAACACGTGGGTCGTCCGGTCGGGACCGTTCGCCGACGCCTTCCGGGTCGTCCGCGAGGGGTCGAACGTGACCGTCGTGAACGCGCCGACGGTCGATGCGCTCGGGGACCTGCGGCCCGGTCTCGGTCCCGAGTCGGGCGAGCGAGCGACCGCGACGACCACCGGAGCGCGCGAGACGACGACCGGCGAGAACCGGACCGCTGGAACCGCGACGACGACCGGCGAAAACGCGACTACTATCGCCGCAAACGCGGCCACGACCACCGCCGAAAACGCAACCGTGACGACTACCGGCGAAAACGCGGCCACGACCACCGCCGAAAACGCGACCGTGACGGCCACTGGCGAGTAA
- a CDS encoding RNA-dependent RNA polymerase family protein — MSEQSVLESLPDRAMKQSELDGLADGDAVEWVEPLRSGVNERENMVDAWVLETDGTAHVLLYEIDGWMPQGSFATDGMDDDEKRERADEILGF, encoded by the coding sequence ATGTCCGAACAGAGCGTCCTCGAATCGCTTCCGGACCGGGCGATGAAGCAGTCGGAACTCGACGGTCTCGCGGACGGCGACGCCGTGGAGTGGGTCGAACCGCTCCGAAGCGGGGTCAACGAGCGCGAGAACATGGTGGACGCGTGGGTCCTCGAAACGGACGGGACCGCCCACGTCCTGCTGTACGAGATAGACGGCTGGATGCCCCAAGGCTCGTTCGCCACCGACGGGATGGACGACGACGAGAAGCGCGAGCGCGCCGACGAGATTCTCGGGTTCTGA
- a CDS encoding S1C family serine protease: MHGQTRVLVGVVVVMLLGMGPVGAVGPAGEIGHAGEARPAGDVGVSPSEDTARQQVSCDYESLYDRTIGSVVSVRVLTGQGQGLGSGFVYDDEGHVVTNQHVVGNASTVEVQFNRGQWRTAEVVGTDVYSDLAVLDVNRVPDYATPLELADDAPEQGQPVGALGSPLGFDATITDGIVSGTNRSLPAGGPEGPLFTIPNTVQTTAAINPGNSGGPLVNCEGQVVGVNTATLAESENTGFAVPASRVARVVPALIENGSYAHSYLGISSVDVSPLVAQGNDLDVTRGVLVREVLPGGPADGVLQGDTGTAQVQGVEVPRGGDVILAIDGNRIRSGEDLSSYLTQTRPGQTVTMTILRDGERMRVQVELGERPEPGEEL; this comes from the coding sequence ATGCACGGACAGACGCGTGTACTCGTCGGAGTAGTCGTCGTGATGCTCCTCGGAATGGGACCGGTGGGGGCGGTGGGACCGGCAGGGGAAATAGGTCACGCAGGGGAAGCGAGACCAGCGGGAGACGTTGGGGTATCGCCGAGCGAAGACACCGCGAGACAGCAGGTGTCGTGTGACTACGAATCGCTGTACGACCGGACGATAGGCTCGGTCGTCTCGGTGCGGGTGTTGACCGGGCAAGGACAGGGACTCGGCTCCGGGTTCGTCTACGACGACGAGGGCCACGTCGTCACGAACCAACACGTCGTCGGGAACGCCTCAACGGTCGAGGTCCAGTTCAACCGCGGGCAGTGGCGCACCGCCGAGGTCGTCGGGACGGACGTGTACAGCGACCTCGCGGTGCTGGACGTGAACCGCGTGCCGGACTACGCGACGCCGCTCGAACTCGCGGACGACGCGCCCGAGCAGGGCCAACCGGTCGGCGCGCTCGGGAGTCCGCTCGGCTTCGACGCCACCATCACGGACGGCATCGTCAGCGGGACCAATCGGTCGCTCCCCGCTGGCGGGCCGGAGGGACCGCTGTTCACCATCCCGAACACTGTCCAGACTACCGCGGCCATCAACCCCGGTAACTCCGGCGGGCCGCTGGTGAACTGCGAGGGACAGGTCGTCGGCGTCAACACCGCGACCCTCGCCGAGAGCGAGAACACTGGGTTCGCGGTCCCGGCGAGTCGAGTCGCGCGCGTCGTCCCGGCGCTCATCGAGAACGGGTCGTACGCCCACTCGTACCTCGGTATCTCCTCGGTTGACGTGTCGCCGCTCGTCGCGCAAGGGAACGACCTCGACGTGACCCGCGGCGTGCTGGTCCGTGAGGTCCTGCCGGGCGGTCCCGCCGACGGCGTGTTGCAGGGCGACACCGGGACCGCACAGGTCCAAGGCGTCGAGGTGCCCCGCGGCGGCGACGTGATTCTCGCCATCGACGGCAACCGGATTCGCTCGGGCGAGGACCTGTCGAGCTATCTCACGCAGACTCGACCCGGCCAGACGGTGACGATGACCATCCTGCGCGACGGCGAGCGGATGCGGGTCCAAGTCGAGTTGGGCGAGCGTCCGGAACCGGGCGAGGAGTTGTAG
- a CDS encoding NAD(P)H-binding protein → MRVLVTGATGFVGGRLVPALLDAGHEVVSLVRDAEDYDAPEGAAVVEADLLEPESLEGVFEGVEAAYYLVHSMRTGSGFAEQDRLAARNFVAAARGSDLRRVVYLGGLGETGDVLSEHLKSRREVETILTEGASFELTTLRAAIVVGDGSAGFEMIRELVGKLPVMVAPKWVHNECQPIAVDDVVAYLVGVLDHPETAGETYEVGGPDVLTYAEMMRETGRVMGYEPRIVSVPVLTPNLSAYWVDLVTDVPKSIAHPLISGLKNPVVADDAPIRELLPIELTTFEEAVERALADAE, encoded by the coding sequence ATGCGCGTACTGGTGACTGGAGCGACGGGGTTCGTCGGGGGACGCCTCGTGCCCGCTCTACTGGACGCTGGCCACGAGGTCGTCTCGCTCGTGAGGGACGCCGAGGACTACGACGCCCCGGAAGGAGCGGCGGTCGTAGAGGCCGACTTGTTGGAACCCGAGAGCTTGGAGGGCGTCTTCGAGGGCGTCGAGGCGGCCTACTACCTCGTCCACTCGATGCGGACCGGGAGCGGCTTCGCCGAGCAGGACCGGCTCGCGGCCCGGAACTTCGTGGCGGCCGCACGCGGGTCGGACCTCCGGCGGGTGGTCTATCTGGGCGGTCTCGGCGAGACCGGCGACGTGCTGTCCGAACACCTCAAATCCCGCCGGGAGGTCGAGACGATTCTGACCGAGGGCGCGAGCTTCGAGTTGACGACGCTCCGGGCCGCCATCGTCGTCGGCGACGGGAGCGCGGGGTTCGAGATGATTCGGGAGTTGGTCGGCAAGCTACCCGTGATGGTCGCGCCGAAGTGGGTCCACAACGAGTGTCAACCCATCGCCGTCGACGACGTGGTGGCCTACCTCGTCGGCGTCCTCGACCACCCGGAGACGGCGGGCGAGACCTACGAGGTCGGCGGACCGGACGTGCTGACCTACGCCGAGATGATGCGGGAAACCGGACGAGTAATGGGTTACGAGCCCCGAATCGTCTCCGTGCCCGTGTTGACGCCGAACCTCTCGGCCTACTGGGTCGATTTGGTGACCGACGTGCCCAAGTCCATCGCTCACCCCCTCATCTCGGGGCTGAAGAATCCCGTCGTCGCCGACGACGCGCCCATCCGCGAGCTACTGCCGATAGAGCTGACGACCTTCGAGGAGGCAGTCGAGCGCGCGCTGGCCGACGCGGAATGA
- a CDS encoding DUF7530 family protein, producing the protein MSREQSERGSSGETPATRYGETWVYESIVGAIPGLSLSQPVAVGVQFALFEGLILLFAAVYNLWPAVPAGTAAVAVAAAGSYLMLALGDEIRRMETPDAYRRLLFSSSIEVVLGVVSFVALLTYLFTLDARSGQVPLLALLLGESPPAPAVFLTLLVLWDLCYRIGTGWWASLTGLVRTVQYGDQFDAVGRKQLLRIDLLTIGFAVVQLLLVPFVWGRSLLVVAIVGHVVAVTLVSGASAVLLGREQ; encoded by the coding sequence ATGAGCCGGGAGCAAAGCGAACGTGGCTCCTCGGGGGAGACCCCGGCGACGCGGTACGGCGAGACGTGGGTCTACGAGAGCATCGTCGGCGCGATTCCGGGCCTATCGCTGTCCCAGCCGGTCGCGGTCGGCGTCCAGTTCGCGCTGTTCGAGGGCCTGATTCTTCTGTTCGCGGCGGTCTACAACCTCTGGCCCGCGGTGCCCGCGGGGACCGCCGCGGTCGCGGTCGCGGCCGCGGGGAGCTACCTCATGCTGGCGCTCGGCGACGAGATACGCCGGATGGAGACCCCCGACGCGTACCGGCGGCTCCTGTTCTCGTCCAGCATCGAGGTCGTCCTCGGCGTGGTGTCGTTCGTCGCGCTCCTGACGTACCTGTTCACGCTGGACGCCCGGAGCGGGCAGGTGCCCCTGCTGGCGTTGCTCCTCGGCGAGTCTCCGCCAGCACCCGCGGTGTTTCTCACCCTGCTGGTGCTGTGGGACCTCTGTTACCGCATCGGCACGGGGTGGTGGGCCAGCCTCACGGGACTCGTCCGGACGGTACAGTACGGCGACCAGTTCGACGCAGTGGGCCGCAAGCAACTGCTCCGCATCGACCTGCTGACCATCGGGTTCGCGGTGGTCCAACTGCTACTGGTACCGTTCGTCTGGGGCCGGAGCCTGCTGGTCGTGGCCATCGTCGGCCACGTCGTCGCGGTGACGCTGGTCTCGGGGGCGTCGGCGGTGCTGTTGGGGCGCGAACAGTAG
- a CDS encoding NAD(P)/FAD-dependent oxidoreductase: protein MTDIAVVGAGVAGLGVAYALRETDAEVTVFERREEVGGRAATHRRDDCVYDVGANYCKDDDERVADLLSGDLADGLVDTAGPVWTFDADGEISAGRGDDDRKWSYRDGLATLGERLRDASDATVRTGVEVTALTREGDDEWRVEFEVADPDSPMAGDERADAVVLTPPAPTTAYLLDRADWGAGDDALREDLVEAAADVPYRTLLSVALHYPDRADLPYYALVNTDKSHDLGWVSREECKPGHVPDGESLLVVQPSPEWSRHRYDDADDEIAVQAADAAAELLDDPDRYEFDWADVVRWRDALPDRGADAQILDRGAEADLFFAGDWVAGEGRIHAALRSGLETGERIAERY, encoded by the coding sequence ATGACCGACATCGCCGTCGTGGGCGCGGGCGTGGCCGGACTCGGGGTCGCGTACGCGCTCCGCGAGACGGACGCCGAGGTGACGGTGTTCGAGCGCCGCGAGGAGGTCGGCGGCCGCGCGGCCACCCACCGGCGAGACGACTGCGTGTACGACGTGGGCGCGAATTACTGCAAGGACGACGACGAGCGCGTCGCCGACCTGCTGTCGGGCGACCTCGCCGACGGACTCGTGGACACCGCGGGACCGGTCTGGACGTTCGACGCCGACGGCGAGATTTCGGCGGGCCGCGGCGACGACGACCGCAAGTGGTCCTACCGCGATGGACTGGCGACGCTCGGCGAGCGACTCCGCGACGCGAGCGACGCGACGGTCCGCACCGGCGTGGAGGTCACGGCGCTCACCCGCGAGGGGGACGACGAGTGGCGCGTCGAGTTCGAGGTCGCCGACCCCGACTCGCCGATGGCGGGCGACGAGCGCGCGGACGCCGTGGTCCTCACGCCGCCCGCGCCGACAACCGCGTACCTCCTTGACCGGGCCGACTGGGGCGCGGGCGACGACGCGCTCCGCGAGGACCTCGTGGAGGCGGCCGCCGACGTGCCCTACCGGACGCTCCTCTCGGTCGCGCTCCACTACCCCGACCGGGCCGACCTGCCGTACTACGCGCTCGTCAACACCGACAAGAGCCACGACCTCGGGTGGGTCTCCCGCGAGGAGTGCAAGCCCGGCCACGTCCCCGACGGCGAGAGCCTGCTGGTCGTCCAGCCCTCGCCCGAGTGGTCGCGCCACCGCTACGACGACGCCGACGACGAAATCGCGGTGCAGGCCGCCGACGCGGCCGCCGAACTGTTGGACGACCCCGACCGCTACGAGTTCGACTGGGCCGACGTGGTGCGCTGGCGCGACGCGCTCCCCGACCGCGGGGCAGACGCCCAAATCCTCGACCGAGGAGCCGAGGCCGACCTGTTCTTCGCCGGTGACTGGGTGGCGGGCGAGGGACGCATCCACGCCGCGCTCCGGTCGGGACTGGAGACCGGCGAGCGAATCGCCGAGCGATACTGA
- a CDS encoding Hsp20/alpha crystallin family protein: protein MERHDPFEEMNRMFEQMRTRMWTEGSLGDLGTPRGGRSRTGEDVRMDLKRHDDEYVFVADLPGFEREEIDLKFADGVLTLAAENETHEETGGERAGDERTDARKPARADEIAVRSKVTRSRRVAEQVTIPEEILEDEITASYRNGVLEVHLPLAEPVEETDDEGRIDIRD, encoded by the coding sequence ATGGAGCGACACGACCCCTTCGAGGAGATGAACCGGATGTTCGAACAGATGCGCACCCGAATGTGGACCGAGGGTTCGCTCGGCGACCTCGGGACGCCCCGCGGCGGACGCTCTCGCACGGGCGAGGACGTACGCATGGACCTCAAGCGCCACGACGACGAGTACGTCTTCGTCGCGGACCTGCCGGGCTTCGAGCGCGAGGAGATCGACCTCAAATTCGCCGACGGCGTGCTGACCCTCGCCGCGGAGAACGAGACGCACGAGGAGACCGGCGGCGAGCGCGCTGGCGACGAGCGCACCGACGCCCGCAAGCCCGCTCGCGCGGACGAAATCGCGGTCCGGAGCAAAGTCACGCGCTCCCGGCGCGTCGCCGAGCAGGTGACGATTCCCGAGGAGATTCTCGAAGACGAGATTACGGCCTCGTACCGCAACGGCGTGCTGGAGGTCCACCTGCCCCTCGCGGAACCCGTCGAGGAGACCGACGACGAGGGCAGAATCGACATCCGAGACTAG
- a CDS encoding STAS/SEC14 domain-containing protein, which produces MSESKSSDWEFYVEENVIVGEFPEETELTGPESDKMVEEFGKLLERPETDAHVTVLRSREPYSKEGQENLRKSAEASVDHGVTRWAVVAAGTKQLTMKTTADIDGLEVETFDLGEKTDAIEWARGD; this is translated from the coding sequence ATGTCGGAGAGTAAAAGTTCGGACTGGGAGTTCTACGTCGAGGAGAACGTCATCGTCGGGGAGTTCCCGGAGGAGACGGAACTCACCGGTCCCGAGAGCGACAAGATGGTCGAGGAGTTCGGGAAACTGCTGGAGCGGCCGGAAACCGACGCTCACGTGACGGTCCTCCGTTCGAGGGAACCGTACTCCAAAGAGGGCCAAGAGAACCTCCGCAAGTCCGCGGAGGCGAGCGTTGACCACGGCGTCACGCGGTGGGCCGTGGTCGCGGCGGGAACGAAGCAGTTGACGATGAAGACCACAGCGGACATCGACGGTCTCGAAGTCGAGACGTTCGACCTCGGCGAGAAAACCGACGCCATCGAGTGGGCGCGAGGCGACTGA
- the serB gene encoding phosphoserine phosphatase SerB, which yields MTLVAFDFDGTLSDSEMTVLLGEQMGVADEMADITERAMNDEISYAKSLRDRAALLEGLPDAKAEEAFEQVYLRPDAATVIRELNEAGVTTAVLTGGFERGVEVALEREGVSVDTIVANRLPVEEGELTGEVEGPLIEGTKDDALERLAGEREIDIRDTIAVGDGANDLPMLEIAGLAVGFVPKSAVRPSCDVVVATMEKLRDVFEEEGLLD from the coding sequence ATGACGCTGGTCGCGTTCGACTTCGACGGCACGCTCTCGGACTCGGAGATGACGGTCCTCCTCGGCGAGCAGATGGGGGTCGCCGACGAGATGGCCGATATCACCGAGCGAGCGATGAACGACGAAATTAGCTACGCCAAGAGTCTCCGGGACCGGGCGGCCCTGCTGGAAGGACTCCCGGACGCGAAGGCCGAGGAGGCCTTCGAGCAGGTCTACCTGCGCCCCGACGCGGCGACGGTCATCCGGGAACTCAACGAGGCGGGCGTGACCACCGCGGTCCTGACCGGCGGGTTCGAGCGCGGCGTCGAAGTCGCCCTCGAACGCGAGGGCGTCTCGGTGGACACCATCGTCGCCAATCGCCTCCCAGTCGAGGAGGGCGAACTCACCGGCGAGGTCGAGGGGCCGCTCATCGAGGGCACGAAAGACGACGCCCTCGAACGCCTCGCTGGCGAGCGCGAGATAGACATCCGGGACACCATCGCGGTCGGCGACGGCGCGAACGACCTTCCCATGCTCGAAATCGCTGGCCTCGCGGTCGGGTTCGTCCCGAAGTCGGCGGTCCGGCCTTCCTGCGACGTGGTGGTCGCCACGATGGAGAAACTGCGGGACGTTTTCGAGGAAGAGGGACTGCTCGACTGA